The sequence below is a genomic window from Rudanella lutea DSM 19387.
GCATCTTTAATTTGGGCTTCTGCGGAATAAGCAATACAATAGAGGGTAATAGAATTATCGAATGGTGGTGTCAACGGCTACAATCGCACTGCTACGCTGATCGGACTGATGGGTTGCATGTAGATCAGAAATGGGTAGACTTCATTCCAGTCCTATTTTCTCACGTTCATGTTGAGCGCGGCTTAGGGTATAACATCGCTATTTGGAATTGGCATGAGCGAGAAATATCCTATCATGATGATAAATATTGGGTAAAAAATCGAATCACAGGGGGAGCAGAAGAGCCAGTCATTTTCTACCATTATTCTAATTACAAATTCAAACTTGCTAACTCATTTGAAAACTTTATTCCGGTAAACTCTAACCGTTTTCCTGATATTAAAACTATTAGCGAGTTTTATGCTAATCTTCTTGTACAAGAAAACATCAGTAGCAAGCTTTCTATTCTTAAATATTCATTTTCGACGTTCGATAACAACATGCCAGTCACCCAGTTTCACAGACGTTTTCTAAGACAGTTATTGGACATGAATGTCTCTTTTGAAGATCCATTTTTAACAGAGCCACAAGACTCCTTCTTCAATATTTTGCAAAAGAGTGGGCTCATTGTCTACAATGATTCATCTGATAAACTGAATGAAATTAATTTCAAAGGATTTGACAGAAAGATAGCTTATATCAATACTATGGCAAAAATTACAAAGAAGATACTTGGGTTTGAGAGGTACGCTCTACTTTGTAAGTTTATGTTCCGGTACGTACGGCCAGAGAACCAACTCTTTTTACTAAAACAAGATAAGATTAAACCCTCCTTTGTTAATGAGAATCGATACATTAATGTGTAGCAATGAAGGATTACACTATAAAATATCGTCACTTTGTATACTTTATACTCTATGTAATATTTCAAAGTTCGTCTTTTGATGTTTTTTTGAATTTACGCCTTGGGGGATTTTCTTTCCGGTTTGTCTATGTACTGATCCTGTTTTTAGCAAGTCTTTATGTTGTTGAAACTATAGTAAAAAGACGTATCGAAATAAGAGTCGTTGGATTAATGCCCTTCATAATATGGTCTTTTTTATTAATCATTTTTATACCCAATATGCCTCTTATCGGCCGAAGTATTGGGTATTTGCTCTGGTTATATATTCATTTTGTTTTTATTATCTGTTGCGGCTATTTCATCAGAACCAAACTTGACATGGACGCTGCAATTAGGCTCTACTTAATTTCATTCATCGGCTGTAGCTTGTTCGGTTTCCTACAACTCTTATTTGGTGTCTTCGGGTATAGTTTATTAGTTGAGCAGTGGTGGATAGAGGGTCGACTACCTCGTTTGAACGGGTTTTCCTATGAGCCCTCTTATTATTCAACCTATTTACTTATAGGCTTTTCACTCAGTTATTATCTATATAGAAGTAATCTTGACAGATATGGAAAGCTCCCATTTTATACATGTGCTTGCTCCTTTTTAGCCATTTTCTTAAGTTCCTCTCGTATGGGGATTTTAGTTGTCGCAATACAACTACTCATTTATGAGCTTATTTTCAATCGTAAGAGAATTAAACAACTTTCACTTTTTATAATAGCTTTTTTCAGCATTACAGCAGGTGCATTTATATATATAGCTCAAAACGAGAATCTTGCTTTTCTTCTTGCTGGATTGGGTATAATGGGGGGCTCAGCACATTCAAGTCTCGAGCGGTTGGATGGCTTTATGACTCAAGTTGATATACTCGCTAAAAACCCACTGAAAGGTTATAGCTTAGGGGGTGTGTCTCAAGCAATTGCCTTTGAAAAAGGGGTGACCACCATATCCCAGGAGACGATAAAACCCTATGATATTAGTATGAATATTTTTCTGGAGGTTCTGACAGCCAGTGGTGCCATCGGCTTTCTATTCTTTGTATACTATATTTATTCTACAACAGTAAAAGTGAAAAGGAGGATTAATGTTAGAAATACAAACACTAACGATTGTACACTTATTAATGCCCTTGTATGGAGCCTGTTGTTCGAGTTCTTAATTTTGTGTTTTAATCAAAACGTACTGAGAGCGTATCTATGGGTACACATCGGTTTATTGAACGGGGTGTACTTTTGTATACGAAATGAAGTAGTTCCTTCCATAAACAATAAAAAGGGTTAAATGAGCTCTGACAAAAAAGTTCGCATATGCGCTGATGTGAGAATGATAAACAACTCTGGAATTGGTGTTTATATTCATAACTATATAAAGAATTTAATATCAAATGATCGATTCTCGGTTACTTTGATTGGACAATACTCAGAATGTATAGCTCATTTCGGAAAACATAAAAAATGGGATCATATTGAGGCAAGCTTTCCAATTTACTCCATCAAGGAACAGATTTCTCTGCCTAAACTTATTCCAAGTTGCGATGTCTTTTGGTCACCTCACTATAATATTCCATTAGGTCCAATCAAGGCCAGGAAAAGATTGGTTACCGTCCCCGATGTGTATCACTTAGCACATATGGACTCTCTCACAGCTGCTCAAAAGGTGTATGCAAAAATTATGACTAATGCAGCTGTACATCTTTCTGACCAGATTATTACAATTTCAAATTTCTCAAAAAAAGAAATTTCTAAACACACTGGAATTAGGCTTGATAAGATAATTACAATCCCATTAGGAATTGACACAAGCTTATATAATGCTACTTACGGAGCTAACAGAAAGAATGAGATAGCTGTTAAATACAACACGCCTACTGATTACATTTTATTTGTCGGAAATGTGAAGCCGAACAAAAATTTAAAAGCACTAGTCGATATTCTTCCACAATTAAATCATCAATTCCCCGAACTTGACCTCCTTATTGTGGGAAAAAAAGAGGGATTTATTATGAAGGATAGCTCTCTTTTTCTAGCCCTCGAACAGAATGAAAATATTCGTAAAAAAGTCCATTTCACAGGGTATGTTGACACAAAAGATCTACCTGTAATCTATTCAATGGCCTCTTTATTCGCCTTTCCATCATTGTATGAGGGGTTTGGGTTCCCTCCTCTTGAAGCAATGGCTTGCGGTTGCCCGGTGGTAGCATCGGATCGTGCCAGTATACCTGAAATATGTGGAGATGCGGTTATCTACTTTGACCCGTTAAACTCTGATTCAATAACAAAAAGTATTGTTACTGTTTTATCTGATCCAGCATTAAAGTCAGAAATGATATATAAGGGTATAAAGAAAGTCAAAGAATATAATTGGGTAGAGTCCCAAGCCTGCTTCGAGGATATAATTTATCGACTTGCCTGATTAACGAGTTGCTCTCATCACAGAGTAGGCTATGGGTACTGCTTGATACTGGAAACAGTATAATTTTAGCCCTACCTTTGCAGACTTAAAGTAAAGTTACTGTATATGAAAATTGCGCTAGTACAAGACGGGCTAATGTGTAGAGGAGGTGGTGAACAAGTTGCTCTATGTTTTCATAAAGCTTTTCCACAAGCCCCTATATATACTCTTTGCTATAAAAGCGACTTAACTTTCCCTGAATTTGAGTCATGTGATATCAGATCCTCTTGGCTAAAACACTTTGTTAAAACCGATGATACCATGAAGAAATTATTTTTTCCTCTTGGTATCTTGGCAATGCAGTCACACGATCTGAGCCAGTTTGATGTTGTTTTGATGTCTGGAACCCACTGTGCCAAGTATGTAAAGGTTCGAGATTCAGCTTTAGTAATAAGCTACAGCTTCACCCCTTTTCGGTTAGCTTGGGACCCTTCATCTTATTCACAGTATTTGAACGCTACAGGTTGGAAGAAAAAACTATTCGAATATGTGGTTCGTCAGTTAAGATTTACCGATTTCGCTGCAGCGCAGCGTCCAAATCATTATATCGCAATGACAGACGAAACAGCAAACCGTTTAATTAATGCATATAAAATCAAAAACAGCGTATCGATTATTAACCCACCCGTAAATGTTGCTAAGTTCAAACCATCACCCGACCCAAAAAAATACTTTTTAGTTGTTTCAAGGCTTGAGTATTACAAGAAAGTTGACCTGGTTATAGAAGCTTTTAACAGATTGGGCTATCCCTTAGTGATTGTAGGAAAGGGGCTTCAAGCAAACGAGATCAAAGCATTGGCAAAAGAGAATATTACATTTATGAGTGATCTTAATGCAGAACAATTATCTGATTTGTATGCAAATTGTAGAGCCTTTATATTTCCTCAACATGAAGATTATGGCATCACGCCCCTTGAAGCAAATGCAGCAGGTAGGCCTGTGATCGCATTCAAGGCAGGAGGAGTTTTAACAACACAAATAGAATTGATAGGTAAGGTCGCAGAATCAACTGCTCTTTTTTTTGATGATCAAACCTCTGAGAGCCTTGAAGATGCTGTAATTCGATTCGAGAAGATAGAGAGTGAGTTCGATCCAGAATTTATACGGCGACATGCTGAAAAATTTGATGAATCGATATTTATTAAAAAAATCAAAGAGTATGTTTTAGGAAGATTCTATGAGTTTTACGGAAACAAAGATCTTTCAGCTAAAACAGTTTGAGCTTATGATCTACCATGAGCTCTGCGACTTCTTCCATATACAGCTTTGCCTTCCATGATAACAAAGCTTGGGCTTTTGAAGGGTTCGCGTGTCCTTCTGCAATATCAGTCGGTCTAAATAACTGAGCATCAGACCTTACGTGATCTTCCCAATTTAGATTTAGGGCCTTGAAGACAGCAGCTATGAAATCTCTTAGTCTTGAGGTTTTGCCCGTTGCAATAACATAATCATCAGCTATGTCCTGTTGAAGCATCCGCCACATAGCCTCAACATATTCTGGTGCCCATCCCCAATCTCGAGCAATGTCAATATTGCCGAGTACTAGTTTCTCGTTACTCCCCCGAGCAATCTTACAGGCAACAGAAACTATTTTCTGTGTCACAAAACGTTCGGGCCTAAGCGGTGATTCGTGATTAAAAAGGATGCCAGTACTTGCATGAATATTGTACGCTTCACGGTAATTTGCAACTTGCCAGAAGGCTGCCGCTTTGGCTACCCCATAGGGACTTCTTGGCCGAAAAGGAGTTGTTTCATCAGCTGCTAGCGTACCCGTATCCCCAAAGCATTCACTCGAACCTGCATTGTAAAAGCGGATAGGAAGGCCACTAAAACGTATTGCCTCAAGTAGGTTTAAAGTTCCTACACTGACACTCTCTAATGTCTCAACTGGTTGTTCGAACGATAAACCCACAGAACTTTGACCGGCCAAGTTGTATATCTCGTCGGGTTTTACTTTCAGTATAGTTTGTAGGACACTTCTGAAGTCATTGATGCTGACCGATAAGAGATTAATTTGCTTACGAATTCCTAATCGCTCAAGACTCTGAAAAGAGGACATCTGCGCATCACGAGATCCTCCATATACTTCATATCCTTTTTGCAGGAGCAATTGAGACAGGTAAGCACCATCTTGCCCTGAGACACCACATATTAGAGCTCTCTTCATTATTGACGTGCCATCAAGTGGCGAAGCAATTGAACAATTATAACTGTAAAAACCCCAATGATCGAACCAGCTAAAATCATGATTGATCGTTGTGGGCCACTCTTCTTTAATGGAACCCTAGCTGGTTCTAATACTTTAAAGATAGGTGTGCTTTCTGCAACTTTAATTTTAGCAGTTTCATACTGCTTAGATAGTGTGTTATATACGTCTTGTGCCAACATATAATCAGCCTGAATACGTTGCTCTTCAATCTTAGCTGTATTCAGGAACAGGCTTCTATTGCGATCTCGGTAACTGGACAATGCAAATTCAGCAGCCTGATAACGCTCTCGGGCTTGTTTCATCTGTTCGGCTAAAAATGAAACCTCCTTGCGTGCTTTCTCTGTTCGGTAACTGGTGATATAGTCAGTAAGGTACTGTAGCGTGTACTGTGCTGTCATGGCTGCCACAATTGGGTCTGTCATAACAGACTGAATTGTAACGATGCTAGACTTCTTATCATAAATAACAGCTATCCTCTTCTGGAGTATTTTAACCTTTTCTTCCTGGTCTTTGGTTAACTGCAAAAGCTCTCCACTTGCCTTTCGGGGCAGATCATCATTAGCTTCATTGCCAAATTCGAACCAGCTTTTCTCAGTCTCATCTATGTAGTTCAATAATGAGACTGGTTTATTCGATTCCACAGATTTGACGTTCTGCCGGAGTAATTCTAGATTAAACGGGACACTCTGTGTCACATTGGTGTAGAGATCCGGCCTGATTGCGTCCGAAGAACCGGCCAGACTAGTCACATCAATCCCCGCAAGCCCGGCAAGAGAGCCCAAGCTACCTATGTTACTCGCCTTCTGTTGAACCTCGGGCATAACAGTGATTACAGAGGTGAACTCATTGCGTTGCGAAAACGCAATTATTCCGCTAAGCAACGCACCTACTATTCCACCAACTGCAATTAATAATCTGTTACGTTTCAAAAAATAAACTATATCGCTCAATCGGATCTCGATCTCATCGGAGTCCGACTCACGCTGCTGCGGTTTAACAGGATCCTGTGGCGTCATGACAAGAGATAGGGCTTAAAACTGAATTCGACTGAGTGCTGTAATAACTAATGTACCCACAATAGAGAAGATGCTCACCCGCTCAACAGCGCTAAGTTTATTCGTTTCCATGGGCTTGAAGGGCACCACAATTGTCGAGCCGGGCTCTACTCTTGATGAACGACCTACATCTTTCCGGCCATTCTGGTACGTGATGTATGTCTTTTTCCGCCGGGCATTTTCAGTGAAACCGCCAGCCTGCTGAATGTAATCATTGATACTGAACTTCTGCTCAAAATTGACCAGGACAGGATTCAGCACGGCGCCTTGTACACTAACTACCTCCGACTTTCGGCTGACAAACAAACTATCACCATCTTCCAACAGGATGTTCTGCTCGCTACCGGGGTTTTCCAGTACCTGGCGCAAATCGGTAGCTACCAGATTCCCTTTTCGCTTGAACTGAGCGCCCGCCAGATAAGCGGCATTTTTCAAGCCACCTGCCAGTTTGATGAGATCCGTTACCCGCTCGGTACGGTTCAGGATAGCGTAGTTGCCTGGGTACATGACTTCTCCATCGACAAAAACACGCTGCTGCCGCTCGTAAAAAGGAGCCGACCGAACTGCCACAATATCGAAGGGCTCAAGTACAAACTGCGTTGCCCCATCGCTAATCTTAAGGTCTTTATCGACCGTAAACGTGAAAATTTTGACTGTATTTGGGCTACTGCCCGACACGGTATCCTGCCGGATACGACGGGACACTTCGATACGAGAGGCCGATGCTCCCTCCTGAAAGCCACCCGCCAGTGCAATCAGGTCGGCCACGCTCAGGTTATTAACAAATGGGTAAATGTCCGGGCGATTCACGGCCCCCTCGATCCGAATGGTGTACTCTTCGCGTAAATCACGCACCGACTGCACCACCACACTATCCTGCCGCAGTAACGGTATATCGGCAATTTCTCCCTTCAACAAACGGCCCACATCGAACGGAATGTTCTCGGTGTCCATGTTGTCGCGCTCCCGGTAAATATTCGCCCGGTTGGTAAACGCATCTTTCCGAAGTCCCTCCGCTTTCTGAAGCAACTCCCGAACGGTTGTCAGTCCGGGCGTGAGCGCATACTCACCGGGGCGCATTACCGCACCTGTGATCTGAATCCGGTTTTCGTATCGCTCCAGAATCCGGCCTACTGTGTATTTATCTCCGCGTTGCGGCACAAACGTGGCCAGCTCTTCCTGACTGATCGTCAGAATTTTACGCTCACGAGCCGTATTTCGGCGTAACGATATGGAAGCCGTGTAGGCTTCGTCGGTGAAGTTACCCGCAAACCCCAGAACAGTTTTGAGGTTTTCGCCGGGCAATACCTCGTAGATAGCCGGACGGCGTACCTCACCGGCCAATTCCACCCGCACCTCGTAGTCAGCCACGCGGATCACATCCTGATCCTGGAGTCGAATATTATCGCGTTGGTCGGCCCGGAGCAGAAAATCGTACAGATCGATGGTCCGAACGACCCGGTTACCCCGAATAACACTGATTCGCCGAAATGAGCCCGTTTCGGGGTTGGGCCCTCCGGCCAGATAAAGCGCATTGAAAGCCGATCCGAGCGACGAAATCGTGTAGGTACCCGGTCGCACTACTTCGCCAACGAGCGTTACGCGAATACTCCGAATCTGACCGAGCGATATGTTAGCGTAGGTACCGCTGCCCGGCCGGTTCAATCCCTGATATGCCTGCCGCAAGCGGCCGATGATCCGCTGTTCGGCCTGCTCAATGGTTAGGCCCGATACGAAAATCGGCGCCAGATTCTGCACTTTGATCGTTCCCTCGGGGCTAACCCGTAACTTATAATTATCGGCCGAAGCTCCGTAAATATCAATAATGATCTCATCGTCGGGGCCAACGATGTACCCACGCGGAGTGGCTATCCGAAGGTTTGGCTCGAAAATGCTACCCGTGTTTTCCTTGTCGGCATTCTGAAAAAGCGACGCTCCGAATACGACGGGGCGTTTCAGGGTATCGAGTTTGGGCAGCAGCAACGACGTGTCGCGAACGCCCATATTGCGCCCGGAGTTACGGCCAGTCCGGTACGGCCGCGAGAGGTCGCCCGGCAAGGACCGGACCACACCTGTATCGGCCACACTCTGCCCGTTTTGTTTAGCAGTTTGCGAACGAATCTGCGCAATGCGTCGACGCATCTTGGCAATATCGTCGAGCGTATAGCCCTGACTCATGGCCGCCTGTTCGATCTGAATCTCGGATAAACCACTTGCCTGAGCCCGGCGGTAGAACTCGGCCACCTGCTCATCGGTAAGCTGATCAACACGGGAGGGTGTTTGCTGCGCCAGTGCCGAAACACAGGCCCCCCACAAACAAACGAAGACCAGCATCAGGCGGGCACTTCGAAGTAGGGAATGGGTATGTACTGACAATTTGTCGGAAACAGTCATGAAACTAAGGACTAATGAGATGCCTCATTAGGAAGGGCAAAAGTAGCGGAAAAATCCTAAAATGACGTACCGTTGTGTGAGCTCTTAGTGAATGGAATCCAATTTGATCCTATTCTCTAGATCCAATAGGCAGAGAACGCCGTATTGTCACCTCAGCGGCTCTCCTCACAAATCCTGTCACGTTCTCTGCCAAATCGGGTAAAAAGACGATACGGAGCGGTTCTTGCAGTACCCGTCTAATAAACTAATTTTGTAGAAAATTACGTCAGGAGGCAAATACCGGACCCCAATCGTTTGTTTTGTTGTTACAGGCTAGCCGATGTAGACCAGCATACCTCTGACTTTTGATCCAACGAAATGATTAATCTCATCACCAAGGGCATTACCAAATTTTTCGGCACCAAGTCGCAGCGGGACATTAAAGAACTGCTGCCCTACGTCGAGAAAGTGAACGCTGAGTTTGCCCGATTGAAAGACCTTTCCAACGACGAACTCCGTCAGCTGACCGCCGAACTGAAGGCGCACATTGCTCAGGAGTTGCAGCCGATTGACAATCAGCTCGATGGCCTGCGGGGGCAGATTAATGACCAACCCGACATGGACGTCAACGCTAAAGAGCGGATCTTTAACCAAATCGATAAGCTCGAAACCGACCGGAATAAAGAACTGGAACGGGTACTCCTCGATATTCTACCGCAGGCCTTTGCCGTGGTGAAAGAAACCGCCCGGCGCTTTGCCCAGAACGAACAACTTGAAGTGACCGCTACCGAGTACGACCGGGAGCTGTCGTTCCGGAAAAGTAACGTGCAGATCGTGGGCGACAAAGCCTACTGGGCCAACACCTGGGATGCCGCCGGTACCCGCATTAAGTGGGACATGGTGCATTACGATGTGCAGATTATAGGCGGGGTTGTACTGCATCAGGGTAAAATTGCCGAAATGGCAACAGGTGAAGGTAAAACCCTTGTTTCGACCTTCCCGGCGTTTCTGAATGCCCTGAGCGGGCGCGGGGTGCATATCGTTACCGTAAACGACTACTTGGCCAAGCGCGACTCCGAATGGAACGGGCCACTCTTCGAATTCCACGGGTTGCGCGTTGATTGCATCGACAAGCATCAGCCTAACTCCGAAGCCCGGAAAAACGCTTACCTCGCTGACCTGACGTACGGAACCAACAACGAATTTGGCTTCGATTACCTGCGCGACAACATGGCGCGCGGTATTGATGAGCTCGTGCAGCGCAAGCACCATTTCGCGATGGTCGATGAGGTCGACTCGGTCCTGATCGACGACGCCCGGACTCCGTTGATTATTTCGGGCCCGGTACCCCGTGGCGACGAGCAGGATTACATTGAACTGAAGCCGCGCGTATCGCGTGTGGTAGAAGCTCAGAAGAAGCTGGTGTACGACCTGCTCAACGAAGCCAAAAAGAAAATTGCCGCTGGCGACGATAAAGAAGGCGGTTTGGCCTTGTTCCGGGCGTACCGGGGTCTGCCCAAACATAAGCCACTCATCAAATACCTGAGCGAGACGGGCGTAAAGCAGATTCTGCAAAAGACCGAATCGATCTATCTGGCCGAAAACCAGAAACTGATGCCCGAGGCCGATGCTCCGCTTTATTTCACCATTGATGAGCGGCACAACAACATCGACCTGACCGAAAAAGGCATCGACTACATCACCGGCTCGGGCGAAGACCCCAACTTCTTTATCCTGCCCGACCTGTCGATCGACCTCAATGAAGTCGAGAAAGATGGCGAGCTGAGCGATCAGGAGAAGATTCTGCACAAAGAGGCCATCATTCGGGATTACTCGGTCAAAACGCAGCGGATCAATACCGTAAATCAGCTGCTGAAAGCCTACACCCTGTTTGAACGTGACACGGAATACGTGATCATGGACGGCAAGGTAAAAATTGTGGACGAGCAGACAGGCCGGATCATGGAAGGTCGCCGGTGGTCGGATGGTTTGCATCAGGCTGTTGAAGCCAAAGAGGGTGTGAAGGTAGAAGATGCCACCCAAACCTACGCCACAATCACCCTCCAGAATTACTTCCGGATGTACCACAAATTGGGTGGTATGACGGGTACGGCCGAAACGGAAGCCTCTGAATTCTGGCAGATTTACAAACTCGACGTAGTGGCTATCCCAACCAACCGGGCCATTAGCCGCAAAGACGAGGAAGATAAAGTGTACCGTTCGGTGCGGGAGAAGTACAACGCTGTGGTTGATGAGATCAACGATCTCGTACAGAAAGGACGCCCGGTACTCGTGGGTACTACGTCGGTCGAGAACTCCGAGTTGCTCAGCCGCCTGCTCACGCTCCGCAAAATTCCGCATCAGGTTCTGAACGCGAAGTATCACCAACGCGAGGCCGAAATTGTGGCCGAAGCGGGTAAGCCGGGTACCGTAACCATTGCCACGAACATGGCCGGCCGGGGTACCGACATCAAACTTACGCCTGAGTCGAAAGCAGCGGGCGGGTTGGCCATCATCGGTACGGAGCGGCACGAGTCGCGCCGGGTCGATCGGCAGTTGCGCGGCCGGGCGGGTCGTCAGGGCGATCCGGGTACGTCGCAGTTTTTTGTCTCGCTCGAAGATAGCCTGATGCGTCTGTTCGGTTCCGACCGGATTGCCCGCGTGATGGACCGGATGGGTCTCGAAGAAGGCGAAGTGATTCAGCACTCGATGATTACCAAGTCGATAGAGCGCGCCCAGAAGAAAGTCGAGGAAAACAACTTCGGTATTCGGAAGCGGCTGCTTGAGTACGACGACGTGATGAACTACCAGCGGGAGGCTATCTACAAACGTCGGCGCAATGCCCTCTTCGGCGACCGTCTGTCGCTCGATATTGCCAACATCATGTACGACGTTTGCGAAGACATCGTGACCAATGCCGAAGGCAATTTCGATGAGGTGCAGCTTCAAATGCTCACGTCACTCGGCGTGACAACCGGCCTCAGCCGCGACGAGTTTGTGAAACTGAAGAAAGCCGATCAGGTTCGGCGGCTGTACGAGGAAGCCGAGACCCATTATGCCGATAAAAACAGTGCCATTGCCGAAAAGGCGTTGCCCGTACTGACGCAGGTACTCGAGCATCAGGGCCATCAGATCCGTAACATCGTGGTGCCGTTCTCGGATGGTCTGCACGAGTTGCAGGTAGTAGCCGACTTACGCGAGGCCGTTGCTTCGGGTGGGCGACTGCTCACGACCGAGATGGAAAAAGCCGTGTCGCTGTCGATTATCGATCAAGAGTGGAAAGAGCACCTGCGCGAGATGGACGATCTGAAACAGTCCGTTCAGAACGCCGTTTTCGAGCAGAAAGACCCCTTGCTTGTCTACAAATTTGAATCGGTCGAACTGTTCAAACGATTCCTGAGCAAGGTCAACTTCGATACGATCAGCTTCCTGACACGGGCCGACATTCCGGCGCAGGACCCGCAGGAGATTGAGCAGGAGGTACGGCAGGCCCCTGAGCAACGCTATCCGGAGCCTCAGCCCGAGCTGTACACCAACATGGATGATTTCGACGACGACCATCTGGCAACGGGCCCCGAAGAGTACGCCCGTCGCATGGCCCAGAATGAAGCCATGGGTGCAGGTGCGCCACCCATGCCCCGGCAGATGCCGACGCGTGTGAACAAGGTTGATCGCAACGCCCGCGTAAACGTTCAGTATGCC
It includes:
- a CDS encoding SLBB domain-containing protein, yielding MTVSDKLSVHTHSLLRSARLMLVFVCLWGACVSALAQQTPSRVDQLTDEQVAEFYRRAQASGLSEIQIEQAAMSQGYTLDDIAKMRRRIAQIRSQTAKQNGQSVADTGVVRSLPGDLSRPYRTGRNSGRNMGVRDTSLLLPKLDTLKRPVVFGASLFQNADKENTGSIFEPNLRIATPRGYIVGPDDEIIIDIYGASADNYKLRVSPEGTIKVQNLAPIFVSGLTIEQAEQRIIGRLRQAYQGLNRPGSGTYANISLGQIRSIRVTLVGEVVRPGTYTISSLGSAFNALYLAGGPNPETGSFRRISVIRGNRVVRTIDLYDFLLRADQRDNIRLQDQDVIRVADYEVRVELAGEVRRPAIYEVLPGENLKTVLGFAGNFTDEAYTASISLRRNTARERKILTISQEELATFVPQRGDKYTVGRILERYENRIQITGAVMRPGEYALTPGLTTVRELLQKAEGLRKDAFTNRANIYRERDNMDTENIPFDVGRLLKGEIADIPLLRQDSVVVQSVRDLREEYTIRIEGAVNRPDIYPFVNNLSVADLIALAGGFQEGASASRIEVSRRIRQDTVSGSSPNTVKIFTFTVDKDLKISDGATQFVLEPFDIVAVRSAPFYERQQRVFVDGEVMYPGNYAILNRTERVTDLIKLAGGLKNAAYLAGAQFKRKGNLVATDLRQVLENPGSEQNILLEDGDSLFVSRKSEVVSVQGAVLNPVLVNFEQKFSINDYIQQAGGFTENARRKKTYITYQNGRKDVGRSSRVEPGSTIVVPFKPMETNKLSAVERVSIFSIVGTLVITALSRIQF
- a CDS encoding glycosyltransferase, which encodes MKIALVQDGLMCRGGGEQVALCFHKAFPQAPIYTLCYKSDLTFPEFESCDIRSSWLKHFVKTDDTMKKLFFPLGILAMQSHDLSQFDVVLMSGTHCAKYVKVRDSALVISYSFTPFRLAWDPSSYSQYLNATGWKKKLFEYVVRQLRFTDFAAAQRPNHYIAMTDETANRLINAYKIKNSVSIINPPVNVAKFKPSPDPKKYFLVVSRLEYYKKVDLVIEAFNRLGYPLVIVGKGLQANEIKALAKENITFMSDLNAEQLSDLYANCRAFIFPQHEDYGITPLEANAAGRPVIAFKAGGVLTTQIELIGKVAESTALFFDDQTSESLEDAVIRFEKIESEFDPEFIRRHAEKFDESIFIKKIKEYVLGRFYEFYGNKDLSAKTV
- a CDS encoding glycosyltransferase family 4 protein: MSSDKKVRICADVRMINNSGIGVYIHNYIKNLISNDRFSVTLIGQYSECIAHFGKHKKWDHIEASFPIYSIKEQISLPKLIPSCDVFWSPHYNIPLGPIKARKRLVTVPDVYHLAHMDSLTAAQKVYAKIMTNAAVHLSDQIITISNFSKKEISKHTGIRLDKIITIPLGIDTSLYNATYGANRKNEIAVKYNTPTDYILFVGNVKPNKNLKALVDILPQLNHQFPELDLLIVGKKEGFIMKDSSLFLALEQNENIRKKVHFTGYVDTKDLPVIYSMASLFAFPSLYEGFGFPPLEAMACGCPVVASDRASIPEICGDAVIYFDPLNSDSITKSIVTVLSDPALKSEMIYKGIKKVKEYNWVESQACFEDIIYRLA
- a CDS encoding O-antigen ligase family protein — its product is MDAAIRLYLISFIGCSLFGFLQLLFGVFGYSLLVEQWWIEGRLPRLNGFSYEPSYYSTYLLIGFSLSYYLYRSNLDRYGKLPFYTCACSFLAIFLSSSRMGILVVAIQLLIYELIFNRKRIKQLSLFIIAFFSITAGAFIYIAQNENLAFLLAGLGIMGGSAHSSLERLDGFMTQVDILAKNPLKGYSLGGVSQAIAFEKGVTTISQETIKPYDISMNIFLEVLTASGAIGFLFFVYYIYSTTVKVKRRINVRNTNTNDCTLINALVWSLLFEFLILCFNQNVLRAYLWVHIGLLNGVYFCIRNEVVPSINNKKG
- a CDS encoding GDP-mannose 4,6-dehydratase — protein: MKRALICGVSGQDGAYLSQLLLQKGYEVYGGSRDAQMSSFQSLERLGIRKQINLLSVSINDFRSVLQTILKVKPDEIYNLAGQSSVGLSFEQPVETLESVSVGTLNLLEAIRFSGLPIRFYNAGSSECFGDTGTLAADETTPFRPRSPYGVAKAAAFWQVANYREAYNIHASTGILFNHESPLRPERFVTQKIVSVACKIARGSNEKLVLGNIDIARDWGWAPEYVEAMWRMLQQDIADDYVIATGKTSRLRDFIAAVFKALNLNWEDHVRSDAQLFRPTDIAEGHANPSKAQALLSWKAKLYMEEVAELMVDHKLKLF